One window of the Anaeromyxobacter dehalogenans 2CP-C genome contains the following:
- a CDS encoding ATP-binding protein, with amino-acid sequence MIRKIVHIDEAKCDGCGQCIPSCAEGAIALVNGKARLSGDALCDGLGACLGECPQDAITVIERDADAFDEAVVAQHLARQGRTPAAHAAQPPAPPAPAPARPRPLLSIVPSADPAPQGGGCPGSRSRTLSPRAAPPANGAAAAPASGESRLAHWPVQLHLVPIGAPWLDGADLLVAADCVPFAYARFHDDLLAGHALVVGCPKLDDNRFYAEKLGQMLARSDVRSVTVARMEVPCCGGIAMAARQAIAASGKAIPLRDVVVGVDGALHG; translated from the coding sequence ATGATCCGGAAGATCGTCCACATCGACGAGGCGAAGTGCGATGGCTGCGGGCAGTGCATCCCCTCCTGCGCCGAGGGCGCGATCGCGCTGGTGAACGGCAAGGCGCGGCTCTCGGGCGACGCGCTCTGCGACGGGCTGGGCGCCTGCCTGGGCGAGTGCCCCCAGGACGCCATCACCGTGATCGAGCGGGACGCCGACGCGTTCGACGAGGCCGTCGTCGCGCAGCACCTCGCGCGCCAGGGCCGGACGCCCGCGGCGCACGCGGCGCAGCCGCCGGCCCCGCCCGCCCCGGCGCCGGCGCGCCCGCGCCCGCTGCTCTCGATCGTGCCGTCCGCCGATCCCGCGCCCCAGGGCGGCGGCTGCCCCGGCTCGCGGAGCCGCACGCTCTCGCCCCGCGCCGCGCCGCCCGCGAACGGCGCCGCGGCCGCGCCCGCGTCCGGCGAGAGCCGGCTCGCGCACTGGCCGGTGCAGCTCCACCTCGTGCCGATCGGCGCGCCCTGGCTCGACGGCGCCGACCTGCTCGTGGCGGCGGACTGCGTGCCGTTCGCGTACGCGCGCTTCCACGACGACCTGCTCGCGGGCCACGCGCTCGTGGTCGGCTGCCCGAAGCTCGACGACAACCGCTTCTACGCCGAGAAGCTCGGGCAGATGCTCGCCCGCTCCGACGTCCGCAGCGTGACGGTCGCGCGCATGGAGGTCCCGTGCTGCGGCGGCATCGCCATGGCCGCCCGCCAGGCCATCGCCGCGTCCGGCAAGGCCATCCCGCTCCGCGACGTGGTGGTGGGCGTGGACGGCGCGCTGCACGGTTGA
- a CDS encoding OsmC family protein yields the protein MASETFVTFPGGKRVDTTIGNHVIRTDQPVASGGEDSAPSPFNLFMAAIGTCAGIYVLGFCQKRDLPTDGIRLRQRAHFDPETGVLARVELDIEVPPAFPEKYREALVRVADQCAVKKAIQAQPVFDVKTVVGA from the coding sequence ATGGCCAGCGAGACCTTCGTCACGTTCCCCGGCGGCAAGCGGGTGGACACCACCATCGGCAACCACGTCATCCGCACCGACCAGCCGGTCGCGAGCGGCGGCGAGGACTCCGCCCCGTCGCCCTTCAACCTGTTCATGGCCGCCATCGGCACCTGCGCCGGCATCTACGTGCTCGGCTTCTGCCAGAAGCGGGACCTGCCCACCGACGGCATCCGCCTCCGCCAGCGGGCGCACTTCGACCCGGAGACCGGCGTGCTCGCGCGCGTCGAGCTCGACATCGAGGTCCCGCCCGCCTTCCCGGAGAAGTACCGCGAGGCGCTGGTCCGCGTGGCGGACCAGTGCGCGGTGAAGAAGGCGATCCAGGCGCAGCCGGTCTTCGACGTGAAGACGGTGGTGGGGGCGTAG
- the mce gene encoding methylmalonyl-CoA epimerase, with protein MTGLDHVAILVSDLDAAVKLYRDVYGLPEPEIEEVATEQVRVAIFGHGAGRIELVSPAGPDSPMAKTIEKRGEGLHHVCLEVPDLARAMAALKAQGAPLLDEVPRPGAGGSKVAFVHPKGSRGVLVELKEGGK; from the coding sequence ATGACCGGTCTCGATCACGTCGCCATCCTGGTGTCCGACCTCGACGCGGCGGTGAAGCTCTACCGCGACGTCTACGGGCTGCCCGAGCCCGAGATCGAGGAGGTCGCGACCGAGCAGGTCCGGGTGGCCATCTTCGGCCACGGCGCCGGGCGCATCGAGCTCGTCTCGCCGGCCGGGCCCGACAGCCCCATGGCGAAGACCATCGAGAAGCGCGGCGAGGGGCTGCACCACGTCTGCCTCGAGGTGCCGGACCTCGCCCGCGCGATGGCGGCGCTGAAAGCCCAGGGCGCGCCGCTCCTCGACGAGGTGCCGCGCCCGGGCGCGGGGGGCTCCAAGGTCGCGTTCGTCCACCCCAAGGGCAGCCGCGGCGTGCTGGTGGAGCTGAAGGAGGGCGGCAAATAG
- a CDS encoding NAD(P)H-quinone oxidoreductase, whose protein sequence is MKAVVFGGKGGPEVIALRELPDPSPARGEVLVRVRAAALNRADLLQRRGLYPPPPGYREDVPGLELAGEVAAVGAGVTAWKPGDRVMAIAAGEAQAELCLVHERMLVRIPDRLSFEEAGAIPEAGMTSHDALFTLGGLRPGWPVLIHAVGSGVSTAAVQIAKAAGATVIGTSRTAEKLERARALGLDHGILVGKDEPRFADEVKKVAGRCPLVLDFVGGPYTAENLAVLATGGRIVVIGTMGGGKPTVDLGALMRARGSIVGTVLRPRPLEEKIAATQAFAKDVLPLVAAGKVKPVVDAVIPAAQVREAHERMERNESFGKLVLAF, encoded by the coding sequence ATGAAGGCGGTCGTGTTCGGCGGCAAGGGCGGTCCCGAGGTCATCGCGCTGCGCGAGCTGCCGGATCCGTCGCCGGCGCGCGGCGAGGTGCTGGTGCGCGTGCGCGCGGCGGCGCTCAACCGCGCCGACCTGCTGCAGCGGCGCGGGCTCTACCCGCCGCCGCCGGGATACCGCGAGGACGTGCCGGGCCTGGAGCTCGCCGGCGAGGTGGCGGCGGTCGGCGCGGGCGTCACCGCCTGGAAGCCGGGCGACCGGGTCATGGCCATCGCCGCCGGGGAGGCGCAGGCGGAGCTTTGCCTCGTGCACGAGCGGATGCTGGTGCGCATCCCGGACCGCCTCTCGTTCGAGGAGGCCGGGGCCATCCCCGAGGCCGGGATGACCTCGCACGACGCGCTGTTCACGCTGGGTGGCCTGCGGCCCGGCTGGCCGGTGCTGATCCACGCGGTCGGCTCGGGCGTCTCCACCGCCGCGGTGCAGATCGCGAAGGCGGCCGGCGCGACCGTGATCGGCACCTCGCGCACCGCCGAGAAGCTGGAGCGCGCGCGGGCGCTCGGCCTCGACCACGGGATCCTGGTGGGCAAGGACGAGCCGCGCTTCGCGGACGAGGTGAAGAAGGTCGCCGGGCGCTGCCCGCTCGTGCTCGACTTCGTGGGCGGGCCGTACACCGCCGAGAACCTGGCCGTGCTCGCCACCGGCGGCCGGATCGTGGTGATCGGGACCATGGGTGGCGGGAAGCCGACCGTGGACCTCGGCGCGCTCATGCGCGCGCGGGGCAGCATCGTGGGCACGGTGCTCCGGCCGCGGCCGCTCGAGGAGAAGATCGCGGCCACGCAGGCGTTCGCGAAGGACGTCCTGCCGCTCGTCGCCGCCGGCAAGGTGAAGCCGGTGGTGGACGCGGTGATCCCGGCCGCGCAGGTGCGCGAGGCGCACGAGCGGATGGAGCGGAACGAGAGCTTCGGGAAGCTCGTGCTGGCGTTCTGA
- a CDS encoding TIGR04551 family protein: MSRLLAAALAALLLLPGAARAQAESGAPAPAPEAAKPAADAPKDAELDAKTRAAIQRAVEKAKEELRDEVRAEIQGAQSAAEFMGAVAEGPKLEFLQLDGYLRLRGDLYDNLDLGGVDSSGHSYFPKPLQGTNRGSLASANMRLRAEPTLNISERVRVKAQIDVLDNYVLGSSNSDLFDAYHSPYTASFYGSSRALSKHDASADRDAIQPKRAWAEVQTPVGLLSFGRMPSEWGLGILTSAGSKIDDDYGDTVDRIQFALPPVATPIGKLSFAPMLDFDSEGVLHPDPHFGPGLGQPFDAESGDDARTFALKIARLDTDDEIRRKVERNSSSFNYGLYYLYRTQRWTYPSWRTQGYDGSYGDTGDPATEPDKVKRNAYTHVADFWARLVTQRWHLELETVGVYGHIGEAFEYVPDATDATRQVISSLGRVLLRQWAATLTARYKAIPNKVTLGAELGAASGDSAPGFGVDTERKATDASGNTMLPPYGSIDGPQFGQPGDRAIRNFRFNPAYRVDLILWRHIIGQVTDAWYLKPSLRWDILPGLALDTALVYSQAMSGASVPSAVAQDTTSAEGAYVLQKQGKKPLAVEADARLSLDSGNGFMTWAEGGVLQPFGGLGNSLSRGWVLSFGMAAKF, encoded by the coding sequence ATGTCCCGCCTCCTCGCGGCCGCGCTCGCGGCGCTCCTCCTCCTCCCCGGCGCGGCGCGCGCGCAGGCCGAGTCCGGCGCGCCGGCCCCGGCGCCGGAGGCGGCCAAGCCCGCCGCGGACGCGCCCAAGGACGCCGAGCTGGACGCGAAGACCCGCGCGGCCATCCAGCGCGCGGTCGAGAAGGCGAAGGAGGAGCTGCGCGACGAGGTCCGCGCCGAGATCCAGGGCGCGCAGTCGGCCGCCGAGTTCATGGGCGCCGTCGCCGAGGGGCCGAAGCTCGAGTTCCTGCAGCTGGACGGCTACCTGCGCCTCCGCGGCGACCTCTACGACAACCTCGACCTGGGCGGCGTGGACTCCTCGGGCCACAGCTACTTCCCGAAGCCGCTGCAGGGCACGAACCGCGGCTCGCTCGCCTCGGCCAACATGCGCCTGCGCGCCGAGCCCACGCTGAACATCTCCGAGCGCGTCCGCGTGAAGGCGCAGATCGACGTGCTCGACAACTACGTGCTCGGCTCGTCGAACAGCGACCTGTTCGACGCGTACCACTCCCCCTACACCGCCTCGTTCTACGGCTCGTCGCGCGCGCTCTCGAAGCACGACGCCAGCGCCGACCGCGACGCGATCCAGCCGAAGCGCGCCTGGGCAGAGGTGCAGACTCCGGTCGGCCTGCTCAGCTTCGGCCGCATGCCCTCGGAGTGGGGGCTCGGCATCCTCACCAGCGCCGGCAGCAAGATCGACGACGACTACGGCGACACGGTGGACCGCATCCAGTTCGCGCTCCCGCCGGTGGCCACGCCCATCGGGAAGCTCAGCTTCGCGCCCATGCTGGACTTCGACTCCGAGGGCGTGCTCCACCCCGATCCGCACTTCGGCCCCGGCCTGGGCCAGCCGTTCGACGCCGAGTCCGGCGACGACGCCCGCACGTTCGCGCTCAAGATCGCGCGCCTCGACACCGACGACGAGATCCGCCGCAAGGTGGAGCGGAACAGCAGCTCCTTCAACTACGGCCTGTACTACCTGTACCGGACGCAGCGCTGGACGTACCCGAGCTGGCGCACGCAGGGCTACGACGGGTCCTACGGCGACACCGGGGACCCGGCCACCGAGCCGGACAAGGTGAAGCGGAACGCGTACACGCACGTGGCGGACTTCTGGGCCCGCCTCGTCACGCAGCGCTGGCACCTCGAGCTGGAGACGGTCGGCGTCTACGGCCACATCGGCGAGGCGTTCGAGTACGTGCCGGACGCGACCGACGCCACGCGCCAGGTGATCTCGTCGCTCGGCCGCGTGCTGCTGCGCCAGTGGGCCGCCACGCTGACCGCGCGCTACAAGGCCATCCCGAACAAGGTGACGCTGGGCGCCGAGCTGGGCGCCGCGAGCGGCGACTCGGCCCCCGGTTTCGGCGTGGACACCGAGCGCAAGGCGACGGACGCGAGCGGCAACACCATGCTCCCGCCGTACGGCTCCATCGACGGCCCGCAGTTCGGCCAGCCCGGCGACCGCGCCATCCGCAACTTCCGCTTCAACCCGGCCTACCGGGTGGACCTGATCCTGTGGCGGCACATCATCGGCCAGGTGACCGACGCCTGGTACCTGAAGCCGTCGCTGCGCTGGGACATCCTGCCCGGCCTGGCGCTCGACACCGCGCTCGTCTACTCGCAGGCGATGTCCGGCGCGTCGGTGCCGAGCGCGGTGGCGCAGGACACCACCAGCGCCGAGGGCGCCTACGTGCTCCAGAAGCAGGGCAAGAAGCCGCTCGCCGTCGAGGCCGACGCGCGCCTCTCGCTCGACTCGGGCAACGGCTTCATGACCTGGGCCGAGGGCGGCGTGCTCCAGCCCTTCGGCGGCCTGGGCAACTCGCTCTCGCGCGGCTGGGTCCTGAGCTTCGGGATGGCGGCGAAGTTCTAG
- a CDS encoding spore maturation protein, with amino-acid sequence MIRAALDALSTWAIPVLLAGIPALALARGVKVYPVFVEGAKEGFATAVRIIPALVAIFVALGMLRASGAMDAAAAALAPVTSALGLPASVLPLVLVRPLSGGAALGVVGDVLRSEGPDGYAGRLASVMAGSTETTFYVLAVYMGAAGITRYRQALPAALLADLAGFAAAIVTVRLLLGGP; translated from the coding sequence GTGATCCGCGCCGCGCTCGACGCCCTCTCCACCTGGGCCATCCCGGTGCTGCTGGCGGGCATCCCGGCGCTGGCGCTCGCCCGCGGCGTGAAGGTCTACCCGGTGTTCGTGGAGGGCGCGAAGGAGGGCTTCGCGACCGCGGTGCGGATCATCCCGGCGCTGGTGGCCATCTTCGTGGCGCTGGGGATGCTGCGCGCCTCGGGCGCCATGGACGCGGCGGCCGCCGCGCTCGCGCCGGTGACCTCCGCGCTGGGCCTGCCCGCGAGCGTGCTGCCGCTCGTGCTGGTCCGGCCGCTCTCCGGTGGCGCGGCGCTGGGCGTCGTCGGCGACGTGCTGCGCAGCGAGGGGCCGGACGGCTACGCCGGGCGGCTCGCCTCGGTGATGGCGGGCTCGACCGAGACCACGTTCTACGTGCTGGCCGTGTACATGGGCGCGGCGGGGATCACCCGCTACCGTCAGGCGCTCCCGGCCGCGCTCCTCGCCGACCTGGCCGGCTTCGCCGCGGCCATCGTGACGGTGCGGCTGCTGCTCGGCGGGCCGTGA
- a CDS encoding transglutaminase-like domain-containing protein — translation MTTPTPARLALVALCCSTSLALAACPEQRPQPVKAPPRPPQAALAAGSGDLADVLTVPRPTGPEWFGVYLVGQKAGWSKAELTRELRDGRDVLVGRSELLLRVNVGGKTVERRQSEERVWEARPGGRLMGFKATFSGDGGERTLTGTCAKDRCKLTTTGADGTREQELEGVAETAEMADGVRLAAARRGVVRGKQLDLLEVRVREVQHVFVRREPVAGAGVQEEVSVVEESKIDDRVAIQYKVADDGRIVEWRLGDGILGRPEPPDRAQRLDEVDLFALGRVPLPRPLPRTVPATITYRLRGLPAAFQKADGRQKYERGPEGTTLLTVAAKPPAAADPAKDTPLARAGEGASEDDLAATAKVDSDAPAIAALAKQAAGDARGTYQASLALARWVNEHLEKAYGASSDRASDVLVARKGDCTEHAVLTVALARALGIPARQVYGLVYARYADGKDALYWHAWAEVRSAGEWIAIDPTFGQPVADATHVALGTEKQEDAMGLLGALKVEKVDVKGAK, via the coding sequence ATGACGACCCCGACCCCCGCGCGCCTCGCCCTCGTCGCCCTCTGCTGCTCGACCTCCCTCGCGCTCGCCGCCTGCCCCGAGCAGCGGCCGCAGCCGGTGAAGGCGCCGCCGCGCCCGCCGCAGGCGGCGCTGGCCGCCGGGTCCGGGGACCTCGCCGACGTGCTCACCGTGCCGCGGCCGACCGGGCCGGAGTGGTTCGGCGTGTACCTGGTCGGCCAGAAGGCGGGCTGGAGCAAGGCCGAGCTGACCCGCGAGCTGCGCGACGGGCGCGACGTGCTGGTCGGGCGGAGCGAGCTGCTGCTCCGCGTGAACGTGGGCGGCAAGACGGTGGAGCGGCGCCAGAGCGAGGAGCGCGTCTGGGAGGCGCGCCCGGGCGGCCGGCTGATGGGCTTCAAGGCGACGTTCTCCGGCGACGGCGGCGAGCGGACGCTCACCGGCACCTGCGCGAAGGACCGCTGCAAGCTCACCACCACCGGGGCCGACGGCACGCGCGAGCAGGAGCTGGAGGGCGTGGCCGAGACGGCGGAGATGGCCGACGGCGTCCGGCTCGCGGCGGCGCGGCGCGGGGTCGTCCGCGGCAAGCAGCTCGACCTGCTCGAGGTGCGGGTGCGCGAGGTGCAGCACGTGTTCGTGCGCCGGGAGCCGGTGGCCGGCGCGGGCGTGCAGGAGGAGGTCTCGGTCGTCGAGGAGTCGAAGATCGACGATCGCGTGGCCATCCAGTACAAGGTGGCGGACGACGGCCGGATCGTGGAGTGGCGCCTCGGCGACGGCATCCTGGGCCGGCCCGAGCCGCCCGACCGCGCGCAGCGGCTCGACGAGGTGGACCTGTTCGCGCTCGGCCGCGTGCCGCTGCCGAGGCCGCTGCCGCGCACCGTGCCGGCCACCATCACCTACCGCCTGCGGGGGCTCCCGGCCGCGTTCCAGAAGGCGGACGGGCGCCAGAAGTACGAGCGCGGCCCGGAGGGCACCACGCTCCTCACCGTCGCCGCGAAGCCGCCCGCCGCGGCCGATCCGGCCAAGGACACGCCGCTCGCGCGCGCGGGGGAGGGCGCGAGCGAGGACGATCTCGCCGCCACCGCGAAGGTGGACTCCGACGCGCCCGCGATCGCGGCGCTGGCGAAGCAGGCGGCGGGCGACGCGCGCGGCACCTACCAGGCCTCGCTCGCGCTGGCGCGCTGGGTGAACGAGCACCTCGAGAAGGCGTACGGCGCGAGCAGCGACCGGGCGAGCGACGTGCTCGTCGCGCGCAAGGGCGACTGCACCGAGCACGCCGTGCTCACGGTGGCGCTGGCGCGCGCGCTGGGCATCCCCGCGCGGCAGGTCTACGGCCTCGTGTACGCGCGCTACGCCGACGGCAAGGACGCGCTGTACTGGCACGCCTGGGCGGAGGTGCGGAGCGCCGGCGAGTGGATCGCCATCGACCCGACGTTCGGGCAGCCGGTGGCGGACGCCACGCACGTGGCGCTCGGCACCGAGAAGCAGGAGGACGCGATGGGCCTGCTCGGCGCCCTCAAGGTGGAGAAGGTGGACGTGAAGGGCGCGAAGTAG
- a CDS encoding acyl-[acyl-carrier-protein] thioesterase: METFKESFAVHSYEVDAFGTLAPPALTGFLMEAAGLHAGRLGVGIDALMEKGLTWVLVRQRTEMPAPIVLGDVLEVETWPVGVDRLAALRDFVVRRRDGAEVARGTTQWFVLDVKTRKPVRPETALDARFPRELGKPVVDVAPGKLPELRTWEFQKRFHVRYQDIDVNLHVNNGSYVSWALEAIPKDVYTSSRVAALEVQYLAECHYGSAVLSRLARTGPGAFAHAIVREEDEKELARITTSWVPR, from the coding sequence ATGGAGACCTTCAAGGAGTCGTTCGCGGTCCACAGCTACGAGGTGGACGCGTTCGGCACGCTGGCGCCGCCCGCGCTCACCGGCTTCCTGATGGAGGCCGCCGGCCTGCACGCCGGCCGGCTGGGCGTCGGCATCGACGCGCTCATGGAGAAGGGGCTGACCTGGGTGCTCGTCCGGCAGCGGACCGAGATGCCGGCGCCCATCGTGCTCGGCGACGTGCTCGAGGTCGAGACCTGGCCGGTGGGCGTGGACCGGCTGGCCGCGCTCCGCGACTTCGTGGTCCGCCGCCGCGACGGCGCCGAGGTGGCGCGCGGCACCACCCAGTGGTTCGTGCTCGACGTGAAGACGCGCAAGCCGGTGCGCCCGGAGACGGCGCTCGACGCGCGCTTCCCGCGCGAGCTGGGCAAGCCGGTCGTGGACGTCGCGCCGGGCAAGCTGCCGGAGCTGCGCACCTGGGAGTTCCAGAAGCGGTTCCACGTCCGCTACCAGGACATCGACGTGAACCTGCACGTGAACAACGGCAGCTACGTCTCCTGGGCGCTCGAGGCGATCCCGAAGGACGTGTACACGAGCTCGCGGGTGGCGGCGCTCGAGGTGCAGTACCTCGCCGAGTGCCACTACGGCAGCGCGGTGCTCTCGCGCCTGGCGCGCACCGGGCCGGGCGCGTTCGCCCACGCCATCGTGCGCGAGGAGGACGAGAAGGAGCTCGCGCGCATCACCACGAGCTGGGTGCCGCGGTAG
- a CDS encoding DUF938 domain-containing protein gives MKRTAKLALRNREALAAALDEFLPETGEVLELGSGTGEHAVFLAARFPALAWQPSDPDPEARASVRAWAKEARLPNLRPPLDLDLVAPAWRRRRAGAVLCVNVLHVTPPACAAALCGGAAEVLPAGGPLCVYGPFSHRGAPLAGRLARFDAELRAHDPALGVREVEALAEEAARAGLRLEAELELPAVEGDRLLVFRRGG, from the coding sequence GTGAAGCGGACCGCGAAGCTGGCGCTGCGCAACCGCGAGGCGCTCGCCGCCGCGCTGGACGAGTTCCTGCCGGAGACCGGCGAGGTGCTCGAGCTCGGGAGCGGCACCGGCGAGCACGCCGTGTTCCTCGCGGCGCGCTTCCCCGCGCTCGCGTGGCAGCCCTCGGATCCGGATCCGGAGGCCCGCGCCAGCGTCCGCGCCTGGGCGAAGGAGGCCCGGCTCCCGAACCTGCGCCCGCCGCTCGACCTCGACCTCGTCGCGCCGGCCTGGCGGCGCCGGCGCGCCGGCGCGGTGCTGTGCGTGAACGTGCTGCACGTCACGCCGCCGGCCTGCGCCGCCGCGCTGTGCGGGGGCGCGGCCGAGGTGCTGCCGGCGGGCGGCCCGCTGTGCGTGTACGGCCCGTTCTCCCACCGCGGCGCCCCGCTCGCCGGGCGGCTGGCGCGCTTCGACGCGGAGCTGCGCGCGCACGACCCGGCGCTCGGCGTGCGCGAGGTGGAGGCGCTCGCCGAGGAGGCGGCGCGCGCCGGGCTCCGGCTCGAGGCCGAGCTGGAGCTGCCCGCGGTGGAGGGCGACCGGCTGCTCGTGTTCCGGCGCGGCGGCTAG
- a CDS encoding J domain-containing protein, which translates to MARTIELSLEEVVAAGRVLFGPGFAADRAGWREELKAAYRRRALETHPDRAGATGRPEHELAREFRAVADAYRVLSALRGPAAPARARPPRPAPARAPRRSAPTARTAPTPRPAPAARAAPAADPAGMPRRRLRLAEFLFHAGVIPWTAFVEAVAWQRAQRPPLGRLAVDWGFLRPADVARILELRRAGGRAVPFGEVAVRHGYLTSFQLLALLGRQLRQQRRIGEYFVERGLVTPAALDELRRRMALHNARFAG; encoded by the coding sequence ATGGCGAGGACGATCGAGCTCAGCCTGGAGGAGGTGGTCGCCGCCGGCAGGGTGCTGTTCGGCCCGGGCTTCGCGGCCGACCGCGCCGGCTGGCGCGAGGAGCTGAAGGCCGCCTACCGCCGGCGGGCCCTCGAGACCCACCCCGATCGCGCGGGCGCCACCGGCCGCCCCGAGCACGAGCTGGCGCGCGAGTTCCGGGCGGTGGCCGACGCGTACCGCGTGCTGTCCGCGCTGCGCGGGCCCGCCGCCCCGGCGCGCGCCCGGCCCCCGCGGCCCGCCCCGGCGCGCGCGCCGCGCCGGTCCGCCCCCACGGCGCGCACCGCCCCGACCCCGCGCCCCGCGCCCGCCGCGCGGGCCGCCCCGGCCGCCGATCCCGCCGGCATGCCCCGGCGCCGGCTCCGGCTCGCCGAGTTCCTGTTCCACGCGGGCGTCATCCCCTGGACCGCGTTCGTCGAGGCGGTGGCCTGGCAGCGCGCGCAGCGGCCTCCGCTCGGCCGGCTCGCGGTGGACTGGGGCTTCCTCCGCCCCGCCGACGTGGCGCGGATCCTCGAGCTGCGGCGCGCGGGGGGGCGCGCGGTCCCGTTCGGCGAGGTGGCGGTGCGCCACGGCTACCTCACCTCGTTCCAGCTCCTCGCGCTGCTCGGGCGCCAGCTCCGCCAGCAGCGCCGCATCGGCGAGTACTTCGTGGAGCGCGGGCTCGTCACGCCCGCCGCCCTCGACGAGCTGCGCCGCCGCATGGCGCTCCACAACGCCCGGTTCGCCGGCTAG
- a CDS encoding nucleoside recognition domain-containing protein, with amino-acid sequence MGAIWTVLLGASVVAAAVNGRMGALTAAALDSAAKAVTLSLGLAGAMALWLGLMKVAEEAGLVRALARAARPVLVRLFPEVPPDHPAMGAMLMNLSANALGLGNAATPFGVKAMQALEELNPRKGTASDAQALLCALNTASVQLVPASVIALRAAAGSRAPAEILGATLCASACGVAVAVLAAKALARLFPAPAAGPEATP; translated from the coding sequence ATGGGCGCGATCTGGACGGTGCTCCTGGGGGCCTCCGTGGTCGCCGCGGCGGTGAACGGGCGCATGGGCGCGCTCACCGCGGCGGCGCTGGACTCGGCCGCGAAGGCGGTGACGCTCTCGCTCGGCCTGGCCGGGGCCATGGCGCTGTGGCTCGGCCTCATGAAGGTGGCGGAGGAGGCCGGGCTGGTGCGGGCCCTCGCCCGGGCGGCGCGGCCGGTGCTCGTGCGCCTGTTCCCCGAGGTGCCGCCCGACCACCCGGCCATGGGCGCGATGCTCATGAACCTCTCCGCGAACGCGCTCGGCCTCGGCAACGCGGCCACCCCGTTCGGCGTGAAGGCCATGCAGGCGCTGGAGGAGCTGAACCCGCGCAAGGGCACCGCCTCCGACGCGCAGGCGCTCCTGTGCGCGCTCAACACCGCCTCGGTGCAGCTCGTCCCGGCGAGCGTCATCGCGCTCCGCGCCGCGGCGGGCTCGCGCGCGCCGGCGGAGATCCTCGGCGCCACGCTCTGCGCCTCGGCCTGCGGCGTGGCGGTGGCGGTCCTCGCGGCGAAGGCGCTCGCCCGGCTGTTCCCGGCGCCGGCGGCGGGGCCCGAGGCGACGCCGTGA